The Flavobacterium sp. HJ-32-4 genome contains a region encoding:
- a CDS encoding GNAT family N-acetyltransferase produces MPVLFQTERLLLREFTLEDAEALFELNADPEVIRYTGDPPFESIAAARAFLENYNAYRLTGMGRWMVTRVSDGAVLGWCGLKSEQNEVDLGYRLHRRFWGHGYATEAAMACLEHGFHRLNLDSIIGRVVAENTASRGVLLKCGMVFEREVDCHQHPALQFRIRKPDFHPTKTYSFVPSQKQ; encoded by the coding sequence ATGCCCGTACTCTTCCAGACAGAACGCTTGTTGCTACGGGAATTTACCCTGGAGGATGCCGAGGCGTTGTTCGAACTGAACGCTGATCCGGAGGTGATCCGCTACACCGGTGATCCACCTTTCGAGTCGATAGCTGCCGCGCGTGCGTTCCTCGAAAACTACAACGCCTATCGCCTGACGGGAATGGGTCGATGGATGGTGACGCGTGTATCTGACGGTGCGGTTTTGGGTTGGTGTGGACTCAAATCCGAACAAAACGAGGTTGACCTGGGCTATCGGCTGCACCGCCGTTTCTGGGGACACGGGTATGCCACGGAAGCTGCCATGGCGTGCCTGGAACACGGATTTCATCGTCTTAACCTCGACAGTATCATCGGTCGCGTGGTAGCGGAAAATACGGCTTCCCGTGGTGTGCTGCTGAAATGCGGGATGGTATTTGAGCGGGAAGTCGACTGCCACCAGCATCCGGCGTTGCAATTTCGCATTCGAAAGCCTGATTTCCATCCAACCAAAACCTACTCCTTCGTACCTTCGCAAAAACAATAA
- the pepT gene encoding peptidase T, translating to MQHLIDRFVSYVTIDTESDANSKTVPSTEKQLVLAELLEKELIQIGLTDVTRDENGYVMGTLPSNVSHDAPVIGFVSHYDTSPDFTGANVKPQIVPDYDGGDIVLNKDLDIVLSPSYFKDLLLYRGQTLITTDGTTLLGADDKAGLTEIVSAMEYLIQHPEIPHGTIRVGFTPDEEIGRGADLFDVEKFGAQWAYTMDGSQVGELEYENFNAAGVKIVFHGKSVHPGYAKGKMINSMLIANDFISQLPKKEVPQETKGYDGFFHVTGLTGSIEETKVELIIRDHDMKLFKERKKFVRKIVSKINKKFAKQFGGDIATLEMTDQYYNMREKVEPVKYIVDIAEKAMRDLGIEPLIKPIRGGTDGCRLSYMGLPCPNIFAGGHNFHGKYEYVPVESMQKAVDVIVRIAELTADPSYMKKVVRKAKKK from the coding sequence ATGCAACACCTTATCGATCGCTTCGTCAGTTATGTGACGATCGACACCGAATCGGACGCAAACTCCAAAACCGTACCGAGTACAGAAAAACAATTGGTACTCGCCGAATTGCTCGAAAAAGAACTTATCCAAATAGGCCTGACCGATGTAACCCGTGACGAAAACGGCTACGTCATGGGCACCCTTCCTTCCAATGTATCGCACGACGCTCCTGTGATCGGCTTTGTATCCCACTACGATACCTCGCCTGACTTTACGGGCGCCAACGTCAAGCCACAGATCGTTCCGGATTACGACGGCGGTGACATCGTATTGAATAAAGACCTTGATATCGTCCTCTCCCCTTCCTACTTCAAGGATTTGTTGCTTTACCGCGGACAAACCCTCATCACGACCGATGGTACGACCCTGCTCGGGGCCGATGACAAAGCCGGGTTGACGGAAATTGTGTCTGCGATGGAATACCTCATACAGCATCCTGAGATACCGCACGGCACCATCCGCGTTGGGTTTACACCTGACGAAGAAATCGGTCGCGGGGCGGATCTTTTCGACGTCGAGAAGTTCGGCGCGCAATGGGCCTACACCATGGACGGCAGCCAGGTTGGGGAACTCGAATATGAGAACTTCAACGCGGCGGGCGTAAAGATCGTCTTCCACGGAAAAAGCGTGCACCCGGGTTATGCAAAAGGAAAGATGATCAACTCGATGTTGATTGCGAATGATTTCATTTCACAACTTCCCAAAAAAGAAGTGCCGCAGGAAACCAAAGGATATGATGGCTTTTTCCACGTTACGGGCCTGACGGGCAGTATCGAGGAAACCAAAGTGGAATTGATTATCCGTGACCACGATATGAAACTGTTCAAAGAGCGGAAGAAATTCGTGCGGAAGATTGTATCGAAGATCAACAAGAAATTCGCCAAGCAATTCGGAGGCGACATCGCCACGCTGGAAATGACCGACCAATACTACAACATGCGTGAGAAGGTCGAACCGGTGAAGTATATTGTGGACATCGCAGAGAAAGCGATGCGTGACCTCGGAATCGAACCACTCATCAAGCCGATCCGCGGTGGAACCGACGGTTGCCGTTTGAGTTACATGGGGCTTCCGTGTCCGAATATCTTCGCGGGCGGACACAACTTTCACGGTAAATATGAATATGTACCGGTCGAAAGCATGCAAAAAGCAGTGGACGTCATCGTGCGGATTGCCGAGTTGACAGCGGATCCGTCCTATATGAAGAAAGTCGTACGAAAGGCAAAGAAAAAATGA
- a CDS encoding YdeI family protein: MTEQRHVWDKVGKWDNELTLLADIIAKTPLTQTVKWGAPVYTYQNRNVVGLGGFKHFFAVWFFNGVFLRDEANVLVNANEGVTKSLRQWRFTDASQIDEKKLLAYIQEAIAVEEQGKAVKPEPKSFPVPDALAAEFDKDPAFKAAFDALTRGRQNDYLEYIGDAKQEKTQLARLDKIKPMVLEGVGLNDRYRG, from the coding sequence ATGACAGAGCAGCGGCACGTTTGGGATAAGGTAGGGAAATGGGACAATGAATTGACCCTCCTGGCCGACATCATTGCCAAGACACCGCTGACGCAGACGGTCAAGTGGGGCGCGCCCGTCTACACCTACCAAAACCGCAATGTGGTGGGCCTCGGGGGCTTCAAGCACTTCTTCGCGGTATGGTTTTTCAATGGTGTGTTCCTGCGGGATGAAGCCAACGTATTGGTCAATGCCAACGAAGGCGTTACGAAATCGCTGCGGCAGTGGCGGTTTACCGATGCGAGCCAAATCGACGAAAAGAAACTGCTTGCCTACATACAGGAAGCGATTGCCGTCGAAGAACAGGGCAAGGCGGTCAAGCCCGAACCGAAGTCGTTTCCGGTGCCCGACGCGCTGGCGGCCGAATTCGACAAAGACCCGGCTTTCAAAGCCGCCTTTGATGCCCTGACACGCGGACGGCAGAACGACTATCTTGAGTATATCGGCGACGCCAAACAGGAAAAAACACAGCTTGCCCGCCTTGACAAAATCAAACCGATGGTGTTGGAGGGCGTTGGGTTGAACGATAGGTATAGAGGGTAG
- the yajC gene encoding preprotein translocase subunit YajC, which translates to MESLLPIVAMVVVFYFFMIRPQQQRMKKEKAFESSLKVGDRIITKSGIHGKIAEMADTTVVIETMAGKIKMERSAISMEMSAKLNEKK; encoded by the coding sequence ATGGAATCATTATTGCCCATCGTTGCCATGGTCGTCGTATTTTACTTCTTTATGATACGACCACAACAGCAACGCATGAAGAAAGAAAAAGCATTTGAAAGCAGCCTGAAAGTAGGCGACCGCATCATTACGAAAAGCGGTATCCACGGTAAAATCGCCGAAATGGCCGACACTACGGTCGTAATCGAAACGATGGCCGGTAAAATCAAAATGGAGCGTTCCGCCATTTCCATGGAGATGAGCGCGAAGCTGAACGAGAAGAAATAA
- a CDS encoding DUF1573 domain-containing protein: MKKIVFGMLAVFVLTTACKNEKKDHSAAITFDEKEYNFGEIAPNSISVHEFTFTNTGGSDLIIRDAKGSCGCTVPEFPKGEKIAPGQKGKIKVSFNSKGKRGDIRKSVTLLANIDKGDETIYITGHIADLNGEAPKN, translated from the coding sequence ATGAAAAAAATCGTATTTGGGATGTTGGCTGTATTCGTGCTCACGACGGCCTGTAAAAACGAAAAGAAAGACCATTCGGCTGCTATCACGTTTGACGAAAAAGAGTACAACTTTGGGGAGATCGCACCGAACTCCATCAGCGTACACGAATTCACCTTTACCAACACGGGCGGCTCTGACCTAATCATCCGGGATGCGAAGGGCTCATGCGGCTGCACCGTGCCGGAGTTTCCGAAGGGAGAAAAAATCGCGCCGGGACAGAAAGGAAAAATCAAGGTTTCCTTTAACTCGAAAGGCAAGCGGGGCGATATCCGCAAAAGCGTAACCCTGCTCGCGAACATCGACAAGGGTGACGAAACCATTTACATCACGGGCCACATTGCCGACCTGAACGGCGAGGCACCCAAAAACTAA
- the nusB gene encoding transcription antitermination factor NusB, with product MQSIYAMHQNESDDLDAQERFLRNSIDIVQDLYLMLLSALVEIRRAEAEFLEVSSRKHLATAAERNPDRKFVENRVLRALEDSTSLTAALEERKINNWKLNDDYILLLLKEIKQSALYTDYMERKKSSFAEDRSFIIDLYEEVIAPNDKLYDYLEDHKLTWSDDIPVVNTNVVKQLRSMKEGVPFRVEPLFKDEEDREFIRDLFRRTVLNETELAKEYLDKTPNWDTDRIAEVDTIILKMGICEFLKFPSIPMKVTINEYVEIAKEYSTPKSSIFINGILDNLAKEFMESDRLNKTGRGLL from the coding sequence ATGCAATCCATTTACGCGATGCATCAAAACGAATCCGATGATCTCGATGCGCAGGAGCGTTTTCTCCGAAACAGCATCGACATCGTTCAAGACCTCTACCTGATGCTCTTGTCGGCATTGGTCGAAATACGACGTGCGGAGGCCGAGTTCCTCGAGGTCTCCAGCCGCAAACACCTTGCAACGGCCGCGGAACGCAACCCCGATCGCAAGTTTGTAGAGAACAGGGTACTTCGGGCGCTGGAAGACAGCACCTCACTTACCGCCGCACTCGAAGAGCGAAAAATCAACAACTGGAAACTGAACGACGATTACATCCTGTTGTTGCTCAAAGAGATCAAGCAAAGCGCTTTATACACCGACTATATGGAACGGAAGAAGTCTTCGTTTGCAGAGGACCGTTCGTTCATCATAGACCTGTACGAAGAGGTAATCGCACCGAATGATAAGCTGTACGATTACCTGGAAGACCACAAACTGACATGGAGTGACGATATTCCGGTGGTCAATACCAATGTGGTCAAGCAGTTACGGAGTATGAAGGAAGGCGTGCCGTTTCGCGTGGAGCCGTTGTTCAAAGACGAGGAAGATCGGGAATTCATCCGCGATTTGTTCCGACGCACCGTGCTGAACGAAACCGAACTGGCCAAAGAATACCTCGACAAAACACCCAACTGGGACACCGACCGGATTGCGGAAGTGGATACGATCATCCTGAAAATGGGCATCTGCGAGTTCCTGAAGTTTCCGTCGATTCCGATGAAGGTGACGATAAACGAATACGTAGAGATTGCAAAGGAATATTCTACACCCAAGAGTTCCATCTTCATCAACGGGATCCTCGATAATCTGGCAAAAGAATTCATGGAGTCGGACCGGTTGAACAAAACAGGTCGCGGACTTCTCTAA
- a CDS encoding Glu/Leu/Phe/Val dehydrogenase dimerization domain-containing protein, with amino-acid sequence MITEVLTPGDVKKMDPVFGQMSFDNHEQIVFCHDKDTGLKAIIGVHNTVLGPALGGTRMWNYANEWEALNDVLRLSRGMTYKSAITGLNLGGGKAVIMGDAKVDKTPEMMTRFGQFVHSLSGKYITAEDVGTTTQDMDLIREVTPFVTGVSESKGGSGNPSPVTAYGVYMGMKAAAKYRLGSDNLDGRTVLVQGIGHVGETLVKHLTHDGARVLIADISQSRLEEVAKKYNATIFTDDVYDADVDIYAPCALGATINDDTVYRIKAQVVAGAANNQLANESVHGKILRERGIAYAPDFLINAGGIINVYGEIVKYAEGEALRRTENIYNTTLEIFALADATGITTQQAAMSIAQKRIDDRKKEQGAS; translated from the coding sequence ATGATTACAGAAGTGCTTACCCCAGGCGACGTAAAGAAAATGGATCCCGTATTCGGTCAGATGTCTTTCGACAACCACGAGCAAATCGTTTTTTGTCACGACAAAGATACGGGTTTGAAAGCAATAATCGGTGTCCACAACACCGTCCTCGGCCCAGCCTTGGGTGGCACACGCATGTGGAATTATGCCAACGAATGGGAAGCATTGAACGACGTGTTGCGTCTTTCCCGCGGGATGACGTATAAGTCGGCCATCACCGGACTCAACCTCGGAGGCGGAAAAGCGGTCATCATGGGTGATGCGAAGGTGGACAAAACACCTGAGATGATGACCCGTTTCGGTCAGTTCGTACACTCGCTCAGCGGGAAGTACATTACGGCGGAAGATGTGGGTACGACGACACAAGACATGGACCTGATCCGTGAAGTGACACCGTTCGTAACAGGCGTATCAGAAAGCAAAGGCGGTTCCGGAAATCCATCGCCGGTAACAGCGTATGGCGTTTATATGGGAATGAAAGCCGCTGCCAAATACCGTTTGGGATCGGATAATCTTGACGGACGCACGGTTCTCGTCCAGGGCATCGGACACGTTGGCGAAACCCTCGTGAAGCACCTGACACATGACGGAGCCCGTGTTTTGATCGCGGATATCAGCCAAAGCCGTCTGGAGGAAGTCGCTAAAAAATACAACGCTACCATCTTTACCGACGATGTATACGATGCCGATGTCGACATCTATGCGCCGTGTGCCCTTGGCGCCACCATCAACGATGACACCGTATACCGTATCAAAGCCCAGGTGGTGGCAGGTGCGGCCAACAACCAGCTCGCCAATGAGTCGGTTCACGGCAAAATCCTTCGTGAGCGTGGCATCGCCTATGCGCCTGACTTCCTCATCAACGCCGGCGGTATCATTAATGTATATGGTGAAATCGTGAAGTATGCGGAAGGTGAAGCCCTGCGTCGTACGGAAAACATCTACAACACCACGCTCGAGATCTTCGCCCTTGCCGATGCAACCGGTATCACCACGCAACAGGCAGCCATGTCAATCGCACAGAAACGCATCGACGACCGAAAAAAGGAACAGGGCGCGTCGTAA
- a CDS encoding ABC transporter ATP-binding protein, which yields MRELQYLNKYFFKYKYHFLVGIVTTIVAQIFYSLTPRFVRESFKVVEEYVAQSKKSGNALDLPILKSHLADNILLILGTALIAGILTFLMRQTLIVMSRHIEFDLKNEVFRQYERLDQDFYKRNRTGDLMNRISEDVGKVRMYVGPAVMYTINTLVRFIVVIAFMCSVSPELTLWTVLPLPLLSYVIFKLSTSINRKSTAFQQNLSKLSTFSQELFSGIRVVKAYSLEPKQAENVAQLSEESRARSMDLAKANALFGPLMIALIGVSNLVVIYYGSVMYLDGRITHLGTIAEFILYVNMLTWPVASLGWVTSMVQEAEASQKRINEFLLINPDIQNKASGHDAIAGEIRFENVSFTYADTGIKALENVSFTIGKGETLAILGRTGSGKSTLLSLIGRLYDSTEGQILIDGKPIAEVNLFDLRHSIGFVPQDAFLFSDTIENNIRFGREDATEEEVHEAARMAVVHDNIIGFAQQYQTLLGERGITLSGGQKQRVSIARAFIKDPQILLLDDALSAVDTETEERILHHLADFRKHRTTLIVSHRVSSAKDADRILILDQGRIVQQGTHTALLNEEGYYRELYLKQLSEKEIV from the coding sequence ATGAGAGAACTGCAGTATTTAAACAAATATTTCTTCAAGTATAAATATCACTTTTTGGTCGGGATCGTCACCACGATTGTCGCCCAGATATTTTACTCACTCACCCCGCGTTTCGTGCGGGAATCATTCAAGGTCGTCGAAGAGTATGTCGCCCAGTCGAAAAAGTCGGGTAATGCCCTTGACTTGCCGATACTCAAGTCGCATCTGGCTGACAACATCCTATTGATTTTAGGAACGGCGTTGATAGCGGGTATCCTGACCTTCCTCATGCGGCAAACCCTTATCGTAATGTCGCGCCACATCGAGTTCGATTTAAAAAACGAAGTGTTCCGGCAGTATGAGCGACTTGACCAGGACTTCTACAAACGGAACCGCACCGGCGACCTCATGAACCGCATCAGCGAGGATGTGGGTAAAGTACGGATGTATGTCGGTCCGGCGGTGATGTACACCATCAACACGCTCGTACGTTTTATCGTCGTGATCGCGTTCATGTGCAGTGTATCGCCTGAACTCACGCTTTGGACGGTGCTTCCCCTTCCCCTGCTCTCGTATGTGATTTTCAAACTTAGCACGAGCATCAATCGGAAGAGTACGGCCTTCCAGCAGAACCTCTCGAAACTTTCCACCTTTTCACAGGAACTCTTTTCGGGGATCCGCGTCGTAAAAGCCTATTCGTTGGAACCCAAACAGGCGGAAAACGTGGCCCAGCTATCGGAAGAAAGCCGCGCCCGCAGTATGGACCTCGCGAAGGCCAATGCGCTGTTCGGTCCGCTGATGATCGCCCTTATCGGTGTCAGTAACCTCGTCGTCATTTATTATGGCTCGGTCATGTATCTTGACGGGCGGATCACGCACCTGGGCACCATAGCCGAATTCATCCTTTATGTCAACATGCTCACCTGGCCGGTGGCGTCGTTGGGCTGGGTGACCTCGATGGTGCAGGAAGCGGAGGCGTCGCAAAAGCGGATCAACGAGTTTTTGCTCATCAACCCCGACATCCAGAATAAAGCGAGTGGACATGACGCCATTGCCGGGGAAATCCGTTTTGAGAATGTGAGCTTTACGTATGCCGACACGGGTATCAAGGCACTGGAAAACGTCTCGTTCACGATAGGAAAAGGAGAAACGCTGGCGATATTGGGCCGCACCGGATCGGGGAAATCCACCTTACTGTCGCTGATCGGGCGGTTGTATGACAGCACGGAAGGACAAATACTTATAGACGGAAAGCCCATCGCCGAGGTCAACCTGTTCGACTTGCGCCACAGCATCGGTTTTGTGCCGCAGGATGCTTTTCTGTTTTCGGACACCATCGAGAACAACATCCGGTTCGGCCGCGAAGATGCCACCGAAGAGGAAGTGCATGAGGCCGCGCGCATGGCCGTCGTGCACGATAACATCATCGGCTTTGCCCAACAATACCAGACGCTTCTGGGCGAGCGGGGCATTACGCTGTCGGGCGGACAAAAGCAGCGGGTATCGATCGCCCGGGCCTTTATCAAAGATCCCCAAATCCTCCTGCTTGACGATGCTCTGTCAGCCGTAGATACCGAAACCGAAGAACGCATCCTGCACCACCTTGCCGACTTCCGCAAGCACCGCACGACGCTTATCGTGAGCCACCGCGTTTCATCGGCCAAAGACGCCGATCGCATCCTGATTCTCGACCAGGGACGTATCGTGCAGCAAGGCACTCATACAGCGCTATTAAACGAAGAAGGCTATTATCGCGAGTTGTACCTGAAGCAGCTTTCCGAAAAAGAAATCGTATAA
- a CDS encoding PUR family DNA/RNA-binding protein: MRENDMLEKEEIFSKVLRAGRRTYFFDVRATRAEDYYLTITESKKFTEEDGSFHFKKHKIYLYKEDFAAFRDILDEMTSYVLDSKGEEVISERHQKDFKREYGEDETDAAPLDKSFTDISFDDI; encoded by the coding sequence ATGAGAGAAAACGACATGCTGGAAAAGGAAGAAATCTTTTCCAAGGTATTGCGGGCAGGACGGCGCACCTACTTTTTTGACGTTCGCGCCACCCGGGCAGAAGACTACTATCTCACGATTACCGAAAGTAAAAAGTTCACCGAGGAAGACGGTTCCTTCCACTTCAAAAAACACAAGATTTACCTCTATAAGGAAGACTTCGCTGCCTTCCGCGACATCCTCGATGAGATGACGTCGTATGTACTCGACAGCAAAGGTGAAGAAGTGATTTCGGAACGACACCAAAAAGACTTCAAGCGCGAGTATGGTGAAGACGAAACGGATGCGGCTCCATTAGACAAGAGTTTCACCGATATCAGCTTTGACGATATTTGA
- a CDS encoding tRNA-binding protein has translation MNDSATIDWHDFEKIEMRVGTVLEAQPFPEARKPALKLRIDFGPFGIRKTSAQITAFYTPETLVGKQVIAVLNFPPKQIGPFISECLVLGAVAPDGVTLLQPGQPVANGLRIA, from the coding sequence ATGAACGACAGTGCAACCATTGACTGGCACGACTTTGAGAAGATCGAAATGCGCGTAGGCACCGTCCTGGAAGCCCAACCGTTTCCGGAAGCACGGAAGCCCGCCCTTAAACTCCGCATCGATTTCGGCCCGTTTGGCATCCGGAAAACCTCGGCACAAATCACGGCCTTCTACACGCCGGAGACCTTGGTGGGAAAACAGGTGATAGCCGTACTCAATTTCCCTCCCAAACAAATTGGCCCTTTCATAAGTGAGTGCCTCGTGTTGGGTGCGGTGGCCCCTGATGGCGTTACCCTTTTGCAACCCGGCCAACCGGTAGCGAACGGACTTCGGATTGCATAA